A single window of Zootoca vivipara chromosome 17, rZooViv1.1, whole genome shotgun sequence DNA harbors:
- the RFC5 gene encoding replication factor C subunit 5 isoform X1 gives MERSAVTAAPAGRTVAGRNANLPWVEKYRPQTLSDLISHQDILSTIQKFISEDRLPHLLLYGPPGTGKTSTILACAKQLYKDKAFGSMVLELNASDDRGIDIVRGPILNFASTRSIFKKGFKLVILDEADAMTQDAQNALRRVIEKFTENTRFCLICNYLSKIIPALQSRCTRFRFGPLTPELMVPRLQHVIEEEEVDVSEDGMKALVTLSNGDMRRSLNILQSTSMAFGKVTEETVYTCTGQPLKSDIANILDWMLNQDFTTAYRNIMELKTLKGLALQDILTEIHLFVHRVDFPSSVRIQLLIKMADVEHRLAAGTSEKIQLGALVGAFQVTRDLITAEA, from the exons ATGGAGCGCTCGGCGGTGACGGCGGCGCCTGCGGGGAGGACGGTGGCCGGGAGAAATGCGAACTTGCCCTG GGTAGAAAAATACCGACCTCAGACACTAAGTGATTTGATTTCTCATCAGGACATTCTGAGTACCA TTCAGAAGTTCATCAGTGAAGATCGACTGCCTCATCTCCTTCTCTATGGGCCTCCAGGGACTGGCAAGACTTCCACCATTTTGGCCTGTGCTAAACAGCTTTACAAAGACAAAGCGTTTGGCTCAATGGTCCTCGAG CTCAATGCTTCAGACGACAGGGGAATTGACATTGTCCGAGGGCCTATCCTGAACTTTGCCAGCACGAGGAGCATCTTTAA GAAAGGCTTTAAGCTGGTGATTCTGGATGAAGCAGATGCCATGACGCAGGATGCCCAGAATGCCCTCAGGCGCG TGATAGAGAAGTTCACCGAGAACACCAGGTTTTGCCTAATCTGCAACTACCTTTCCAAGATAATCCCAGCCCTGCAGTCCAGGTGCACCAGATTCCGCTTTGGGCCCCTGACTCCTGAGCTCATGGTTCCTCGGCTGCAGCACGTCATCGAGGAGGAGGA AGTTGATGTAAGCGAGGATGGGATGAAAGCCCTGGTGACGCTTTCCAATGGCGATATGCGCAGGTCTCTGAACATCTTACAG agcacATCCATGGCCTTTGGAAAGGTGACCGAGGAGACAGTCTACACCTGCACGGGGCAGCCGCTCAAGTCTGACATTGCCAACATCCTCGATTGGATGCTGAACCAAGATTTCACCACCGCCTATCGCA ATATCATGGAGCTGAAAACGTTGAAGGGTTTAGCTCTTCAGGACATCCTGACAGAAATCCACTTGTTTGTCCAccgag TTGACTTCCCATCATCTGTACGAATCCAGTTGCTGATAAAGATGGCGGATGTTGA GCACCGCCTGGCTGCAGGGACAAGCGAGAAGATTCAGCTGGGGGCCCTCGTTGGTGCCTTCCAGGTCACCAGAGACCTGATCACAGCAGAGGCTTAG
- the RFC5 gene encoding replication factor C subunit 5 isoform X2 has translation MVLELNASDDRGIDIVRGPILNFASTRSIFKKGFKLVILDEADAMTQDAQNALRRVIEKFTENTRFCLICNYLSKIIPALQSRCTRFRFGPLTPELMVPRLQHVIEEEEVDVSEDGMKALVTLSNGDMRRSLNILQSTSMAFGKVTEETVYTCTGQPLKSDIANILDWMLNQDFTTAYRNIMELKTLKGLALQDILTEIHLFVHRVDFPSSVRIQLLIKMADVEHRLAAGTSEKIQLGALVGAFQVTRDLITAEA, from the exons ATGGTCCTCGAG CTCAATGCTTCAGACGACAGGGGAATTGACATTGTCCGAGGGCCTATCCTGAACTTTGCCAGCACGAGGAGCATCTTTAA GAAAGGCTTTAAGCTGGTGATTCTGGATGAAGCAGATGCCATGACGCAGGATGCCCAGAATGCCCTCAGGCGCG TGATAGAGAAGTTCACCGAGAACACCAGGTTTTGCCTAATCTGCAACTACCTTTCCAAGATAATCCCAGCCCTGCAGTCCAGGTGCACCAGATTCCGCTTTGGGCCCCTGACTCCTGAGCTCATGGTTCCTCGGCTGCAGCACGTCATCGAGGAGGAGGA AGTTGATGTAAGCGAGGATGGGATGAAAGCCCTGGTGACGCTTTCCAATGGCGATATGCGCAGGTCTCTGAACATCTTACAG agcacATCCATGGCCTTTGGAAAGGTGACCGAGGAGACAGTCTACACCTGCACGGGGCAGCCGCTCAAGTCTGACATTGCCAACATCCTCGATTGGATGCTGAACCAAGATTTCACCACCGCCTATCGCA ATATCATGGAGCTGAAAACGTTGAAGGGTTTAGCTCTTCAGGACATCCTGACAGAAATCCACTTGTTTGTCCAccgag TTGACTTCCCATCATCTGTACGAATCCAGTTGCTGATAAAGATGGCGGATGTTGA GCACCGCCTGGCTGCAGGGACAAGCGAGAAGATTCAGCTGGGGGCCCTCGTTGGTGCCTTCCAGGTCACCAGAGACCTGATCACAGCAGAGGCTTAG